One segment of Luteolibacter rhizosphaerae DNA contains the following:
- the mutL gene encoding DNA mismatch repair endonuclease MutL has product MPRIRILPEILASQVAAGEVVERPASAVKELVENSLDAGAGEILVEIRRGGAALLRVIDNGSGMSRDDALLSLERHATSKLADSAGLASIRTLGFRGEAVPSIASVSRFRLVTREPEAVSGTEIAVEGGVMRDVREAGCAPGTVVEVKDLFYNVPARRKFLRAETTEAAHVEHQLRMHALASSGVRFRFRKDEREVFDLPAGMSRMDRVRWMTGNDLGRELVTLPLTHGNGLSVEGFILPAGHARKGRRHQCVFLNGRPVEDSAISRGLAEGFRGALTDGLHPCAWLWIEMEPTLVDVNVHPAKREIRLHRPHDLREALNSAVREGLAQAEAARRPQPLPPAPPPQRQPMAVADRAVAPAPLPAAKPATIWPASIPVKARQLEMPQVAPLPEPQADARKTLPFRYVGTLLDRFAILESADGLVLLDPRAARERILYERWLAAEGGSHSQGLIVPVLLEPGPRECDLALRHRDEFARAGIELEAFGTGTLRVGSLPDFLRVGDARAFLTGLIDELASGQIPGARLGFEALARQLARRAALAEAPRPQEAMKLLEILFDCELPYCAPDGRPTLTEYSLRELERRFAGGKSAGL; this is encoded by the coding sequence GTGCCCCGCATCCGCATCCTGCCCGAGATCCTTGCCAGCCAGGTGGCGGCGGGCGAGGTGGTGGAGCGGCCCGCCAGCGCGGTGAAGGAACTGGTGGAGAACAGCCTCGATGCCGGGGCGGGGGAGATCCTCGTGGAGATCCGGCGCGGTGGGGCTGCCTTGCTGCGGGTGATCGACAATGGCAGCGGCATGTCCCGCGACGACGCACTGCTCTCGCTGGAGCGGCATGCTACCAGCAAGCTCGCCGATTCCGCCGGCTTGGCTTCGATCCGCACCCTCGGCTTCCGCGGGGAAGCCGTGCCGAGCATCGCCAGCGTCTCGCGCTTCCGTTTGGTCACGCGTGAACCCGAGGCGGTCTCCGGCACCGAGATCGCGGTGGAAGGCGGGGTGATGCGTGATGTCCGGGAGGCCGGCTGTGCCCCGGGCACCGTGGTGGAGGTGAAGGATCTCTTCTACAATGTGCCGGCGCGGCGGAAGTTCCTTCGCGCCGAAACCACCGAGGCGGCGCACGTGGAGCACCAGCTCCGCATGCACGCGCTGGCCTCCTCCGGCGTGCGCTTCCGCTTCCGTAAGGATGAGCGCGAGGTCTTCGACCTGCCCGCCGGGATGTCGCGCATGGACCGGGTGCGCTGGATGACCGGCAATGATCTGGGGCGCGAACTCGTGACGTTGCCTCTGACCCACGGCAACGGGCTTTCCGTAGAGGGCTTCATCCTGCCCGCGGGGCATGCGCGCAAGGGCCGCCGCCATCAGTGCGTGTTCCTGAACGGCCGGCCTGTGGAGGACTCGGCGATCTCGCGCGGGCTGGCGGAAGGATTCCGCGGCGCTCTCACCGATGGCCTTCATCCCTGTGCCTGGCTCTGGATCGAAATGGAGCCCACCCTGGTGGATGTGAACGTGCATCCCGCGAAGCGGGAGATCCGCCTGCACCGGCCGCACGATCTCCGCGAGGCCCTCAACTCCGCGGTCCGGGAGGGCTTGGCTCAGGCCGAGGCCGCACGGCGACCGCAGCCTCTTCCTCCCGCGCCGCCACCGCAGCGGCAGCCGATGGCCGTGGCGGACCGGGCGGTGGCTCCGGCACCTTTACCCGCGGCGAAACCTGCCACCATCTGGCCCGCGAGTATTCCGGTGAAGGCCCGCCAGCTTGAGATGCCGCAGGTGGCCCCGCTGCCGGAACCGCAGGCTGATGCCCGCAAGACCTTGCCTTTCCGCTATGTCGGCACCCTGTTGGATCGTTTCGCGATCCTCGAATCCGCGGATGGCTTGGTTCTGCTCGATCCACGGGCCGCCCGGGAGCGAATCCTCTACGAGCGCTGGCTCGCGGCGGAAGGCGGTTCGCATAGTCAGGGGCTGATCGTGCCAGTCTTGCTGGAACCCGGCCCGCGCGAGTGCGATCTCGCCCTGCGTCACCGGGACGAGTTCGCCCGGGCCGGTATCGAGCTGGAGGCCTTCGGCACCGGCACCCTGCGGGTCGGCTCGCTACCGGACTTCCTGCGGGTGGGGGATGCCCGCGCCTTCCTTACCGGCCTGATCGACGAACTGGCCTCCGGGCAGATCCCGGGAGCCCGGCTGGGCTTCGAGGCCTTGGCCCGCCAGCTCGCCCGCCGGGCAGCTCTGGCGGAGGCTCCTAGGCCTCAAGAAGCGATGAAACTGCTTGAGATCCTCTTTGATTGCGAATTGCCCTATTGCGCTCCGGATGGTCGTCCCACTCTGACCGAATACTCCCTACGCGAACTCGAACGCCGTTTTGCGGGGGGGAAATCGGCTGGTCTTTAA
- a CDS encoding HesB/IscA family protein → MISITDRAADELKALLERKNAEPGRGLRLGVKKGGCAGWQYVMEIGEPEVGDEVLDLAGARLIVAADSTSKLDGCRVDYVDDLSDSGFRIDNPNAARSCGCGTSFETAAEPTPEPEDCGKS, encoded by the coding sequence ATGATCTCGATCACGGACAGGGCAGCCGACGAACTGAAGGCACTGCTGGAACGCAAGAATGCGGAACCTGGCCGGGGCTTGCGCCTCGGTGTGAAAAAGGGCGGCTGTGCGGGCTGGCAGTATGTGATGGAGATCGGCGAGCCGGAGGTGGGCGACGAAGTGCTCGATCTGGCCGGTGCTCGCCTGATCGTGGCGGCGGATAGCACCTCCAAGCTGGATGGCTGCCGCGTCGATTACGTCGACGATCTTTCCGACTCCGGGTTCCGCATCGATAACCCGAATGCCGCGCGCTCCTGCGGCTGCGGCACCTCCTTCGAGACGGCGGCCGAACCCACTCCCGAACCCGAGGACTGCGGCAAGAGCTAA